DNA sequence from the Malus domestica chromosome 11, GDT2T_hap1 genome:
AAAGTGAGGAAACTTCAGGATAGGCATGGGCCTTTCTTGTTCCTCAAGTGGCTTTGCCACTGAGCCGAATGGATGGAAGATGAAATGGAGCGAAGAAGACAAAGAGATTCAGCAGGAATTTCATATTTAGCGTCCGAGTTCCGATTTGGGCTCGTGATACATTCCTAGAAAGAGAATGACGCGCCGCTTCAAACACACAGTTTTCTAAGATGTAAGGGGGATTTTATTTATTCAAGGATGTTTAGGCTTCCAACCGCATTTTAAATTAGGTTAATAAAAATCGAACTTTTCATTTCACATCCGATTATTGTCattgtttgttccaaagacTCTTGAACCTTTCCAAGGCTGATTTTATGTCCTTAGAAGCATTGACTCCCAATGTAAACtccattttcaatcaatattAATCAAACAAAACCTTTGGGATTTCTCTCAAATTCTGGTGGACTGCATAACTTGTTCTTTAAGGGCTTGTAATCCTTATTAGCTTTGTATTGCGTCAATTGAGGAGTTATGCTAATCAAGGACTACTTTCACTAAAAAGTCGGCCATGTAATGTTCTCTGTAATTTTATTCAGATTTAGGTGTTTATAAAAATCTCAATTGACATACATTAAAgaaaagcacaaaaaaaaaaaaaaaagtctcttTCATGCTACACGAATTTCGACGGAGTTGTTAAGGGATTTGAACCTTGTAAAGTGAGACAAATAAACTACATAGTCGGCATACACATAGAAATACATTCAAACTTAGAATTTATCAATTATTCAGATATAAAATATGAACTTTATAGATTTCCCAATTTCTCCATCGGCCACTACAAAACTAGTTGTGACTCATTACTTGTAAGGTAACTTGCCCCTTAAGAAGGAAATATAGAGTATGGATCAAGACATGGAATCAGCTGGCTCCGAGCTCCCAAGCGAAATCATATGCTATCAGATACTACCAAGGCTGCCGTCTAAGTCCCTCATGCGATTCAAATGCGTAGGCAAGTCTTGGTCCTCTCTCGTCCGCAGCCCTTCCTTTGTCGACGCCCATCAAACCTTCCACCGTAACAAGCTCAATCACCTTCTCCTCACTACTTGGGACAAATCCACAAGGCAACAACACTTCCTCTCTGTGCAAATCAACCAAGAAGGAATTCCAACAGCTGCCACGCACcttctaaaccttccaacattgtCCTTCAATCAACGTCTCTACAATGTAGAGAGTATCAACGGCTTGGTCTTCCTTTACCCTTCGAATACCGTGTTCCCCCATCACAATCAAGCCAATCGTGATAATCTTCTTCGCATGTTAAATCCCTCAACACGGGAGTTTATTGCTCTTCCACATGCATTTCCCAGGTGCTGCCGTCGTGCCCATTCTACACATCACTTCGGGTTTAGTCCTCTTACAAATGAATATAAAGTTCTCCAAGTGCAAAGGTTTCAGCCTCGTGATTCTATGACAAGGGCTATGACTTTTATGTTCAAGATATTCAAATTAGGTACAAGTTTATGGAGGTGCATAGAGTTAGACCTTAATGACCTCCCTTTTGATCCTTTCAAGTGCCCGTTTCATAGGAGAAGTGTGAGTGTCAATGGCGCCATACATTGGATGCATGACACACAAAATATCTTAGTGGTTTTCGACATTGCAGATGAGAAATTCAAAGTAATCACAATTCCTCACAATTATAATTGTGCTATACATAAATTTAACTTTGCATATGGGAATATAGTTGAAGTGTTTGGATGTTTGGCGCTAATTGGCGACGAGCAGTTGACACAACAAAATATGATGGGGTTATGGATTTTGAAGGACTACGAAAATCAAGTGTGGGTTAAGGagactttcagatttccctttgTTTGGAGTGAATTCGGATACCCCGTCCCTTTCTGTTCCATTCACACAGGTGAGCTCATCCTCCAATCTTCGAAGTTAAGTAGACAACACCCGAATCATGTGAGGCTGCATCTCTACAATATGAAGAGTAAAAGTTTTAGGGAAAGTGAAATTGTTTTGCCCTCCGAATGGAGATTCCAGTATGATACTCGATTGACTTTACTTGCTAGCTTTGATGATAGCGTTGTGCCCTTAAGATGAAATGGTCTATTCGTTCATCAAGTTTTAGTTCAACGGTCTGGATCTAAACTTGAAGCTTTCAATTCTCCaactcgatttttttttttttttttttggagaaatttgtcatttttttacgttttttttaagttttgtaaAGCTTAACCATGTGATTTTTATTATGTCTTCTCTAGTAGTTTGAGTGAGTATGATATCTACATATAAGAATCAggcagttgagtttgatactTATAACTTCCTGCTATGGTATGTATTCAATATGTTTATCACGCATAGTTTAATATATTGAACTCATAAGTTTAATAAATTGGTATTGCACTCAAATTCTTCCGTCCATTGTTGGAATGTGATTCTTACACGAGTTCAATATATTAGTATCATAGGCCTACTCATAGGTTCGCTAGCTACTAGGTAGGCATAGTGGTgggcaaggtctaaaatatcggtagtccaaaaacatggaaatttcgatagaaatatcaggatattatcgatattaataaaaattaaataaaaaccacggaaattgtaagaaaaacttggaaatttttattgaaactttgcaggatgtttatttagtcaattatctattagtttatcacaaaaaattagaaggaaatgcattgcattatggatttaactgatttaagttgattatatagcgagctggcaaacattgtaagtgtagaaaatatgtagtaattaatgaaagaagtttaaacacaccataatcatttatatataatgaattaatacaatattttacattttatacattgcatggtaagatacatgagtgacttagtaccacataaagttcctatcaaggtttaaaatatcgatgatattggaaatatcggtagtccaaaaacacggaaatttcgatgaaaatatcggaataatatcgatattttagaccttggtgGGGGGGGGTAAATACCCACTGGGTATACCGTTTCCTCTCCTGCCAAAATTCTTTTTAGAATGTTAattgtagaaagaaaaatattcttACAAGAAATATAAACTTTGAATCAATAATCTCACCAAAATTGGTTCCTTcgaaaataatacaaacaaaaaaagtaGTGTTattaacactcatttttactttttatgtgcctttttaaattttcaatcaTCGAttcgaataaattaaaaaaaaattaattacaaaaaattaatgAGTGTGGGTGAGAAGTAGAAACGAGACTCTCACTTAAAACTCACCATTTCGTGAAATaacagaaatgaaaattttaaaacaaaaataggcCTTCTTCCGTGACCGTGAGATAATAGGTCCTCTCCCAGAGCCGCTGTAATTTTGGCGCCGCCGCGAGCAGCACCGGCCAAACAGCCACAATCTCTCCAACTCCAAGGTTCTAGCGAATTGGTCTCAAACGACCCACGAATAAGATCAAGCGACCAAATCGGAAATCTCCAAGGGTTTGAGCGAATTGAGTGACAGTCCTCCCTCCCACTTGTGTTGCAGATTCTCAATTCTGTACAAGGAAAGCCAATTACCAAAACGGCGCCGCTTAAAACTTTGAAGGATCACAGTGCAGAAGCTCGAGGACAAACTTCACAAGTGTGATTATTTGAACAATCACATCCCCAGAGAGCTTCGCTACGAAAAGGTATGCTTtccaatttttcattttttcatcttatTTTTAGGTTATAGCAAATTAAGAAGAGAGAATTCCAAGTTGGTTTTCGGGCCGATAAGTCGATCGTTGGGTGCGTTGAGCAATGGTTGTGAACTGGATTATGGGTGTCCTTTTAGAGGCCTTCAATTTGTTTGTAGTGATGTATTCCGTTTGATCGTATTGTAGGATCGAATGGGGCCTAGATGGAAAGGAAAAGGCGCAGAAGCTAAGGCACTTGCAGATCCAATGTCAAAGATAGTATTGAAGCTTCAGTCATCTCTAATCCAATCAGATGCCCGAGGAATCTTATGCGGGAGCAGCGTACTTCTTGCTGCAGAAGAAGAACAAGCCCTTCTCTTCAGTCGTGCCTACTTTGGCCACCCGATTGTTAATGCCGATAAGGATAGGCAGTGGTTTCAGTTGGGCATGGAAGAGGCATTTTTCCTGTGCTATTCTTTAAAATGCCTCAAGATAGCGGGCGAAGACAAACGCCCGAAGGACGATCAAGAGCTTTGGCAGTGCATGAAGTCCGAAAAAGCGGGATTTCCTGTATTTTACAAGGCGTATTCTCACCTTCGAACGAAAAATTGGGTTGTGAGACCCGGACTTCAATATGGTGCGGACTTTGTTGCTTACCGTCACCATCCGAGTTTGGTCCATTCTGAATATGCTGTGCTCGTGTCATCAGAAGGAGATGCTGAAGCAAATGGGCGATTGAATGTGTGGTCTGATGTTCATTGCACCTTAAGGCTTTGTTTAGGGGTTGTAAAGACATTGCTAGTTCTTACTATTAGTAAgaatggtgatgatgatgcctCTCCGTCATGTTTGGCGAACTACACGGTCGACGAGCGCACAGTTACAAGATGGAGTCCGGAACAAAGCCGCGAGGAAGATACAACAACAGATAATGCGGAATCACAAGCAACAGAGTAGTTGAAAACGGAACTAGGTCAGTGGTCAAACATAATCgtatttcaaatttcataatttccatGTTCATGTTGCAAGTTAAATGAATGTGTTTCGCATCTGGGGAATTCAATTTAGAGTTTGATCTTCTGCTTTTCAATGTTATCTGTGAAACTTTCATAAAAAGAGTAATGCAAACTACGTTTTTCCTTCAGACGTATTTGTACAAAATGTAGACACATTTTCACATCGTCGGAGCAAGTACATCACACTCCGACACAACACAACGCCACCACATGAAGCACCTACACTACCGCTTTCCCCGTCGTGATTGCAGTTAGTGTAAACACATACCAAAGAAAAATCAAGCAAATTGGCATCTTTTTTCCTCTCCAGCAGATGGTTAATAGTCTACAAGGCTATAGAGTACCAATAATTCACATATACAGCCAAATTATCGAAATTCAAACCAAATTCATAATGCACACTTGActaagacaagtcctataagtgcAACCCCGAAAACCATAAAACATAGATTTTTCACATAGTTTTTTCACGTATTAAATTCTCTACCATTGTAATTAGAGTTGGAAAGCACTTGGGTGTGATTTTGTCATCCGAGCCTCGCCGTAGGGTTCGTCGTTGTCAATCCGACGGTTGTTGCGGAATGCTGCACAACCGATCACATAGAAGATAACTAGGATGATCAACACAACAATGTTGACCACAGAGACCTTCCTCCAGCTCTTCCTGATGCTGGCCAAGAGACCAGCTCTGCAAGAATTGCAGGAATAGCAGAGTTGCTGTTGGTCATTGCTCCACAGTGTGCAGTCCGTACTGGTCCCGGAAAAACCTGCTCCGGTGGTCCAGACGGTCTCGTTCACATAGCTATATCCACATTCTGTAGGGGGCTTGCAGCAGCCGGACTGTAGAACAAATGGGGGGGAAATGGTACTTCAGTCATCATATCAATACAAATACACACTCGCTCGCGCGCACACACATATACCGTCCTTACGAAAGAAACGTTTCCGTTTTCTGTGATTTTCAATTAATTTTCCTTCATACTTACCTATGTTTTCCTAATGGCTACAGATTCTAACTTGAGCAAGTGAAACAGATCACCCTTAAGTAATGCCATATACCATACTTATGGAATATAAATAGGCCGAAGAATGGTTTTGGTCCTTGTAGTTTTGGTTGATGCTATGAATAAAGTTATGGTTCTTTgaaattatttctttctttagtgATTTTAAAATTGGACGGTCCAACATGAAGTATGGAACGTGCTCAATAATATCTGAACCGGGATCCTGCTGGATCCTCTTTAGGAGGATTTCAGGATCCGTCAATTTTgtctgtttatcgtacattatttaattaaaaattatttttaatatttttatttaaaactaaacATAAACCGTTCTTGATAAAAACTGACTAAACGATGAACGAATACAATTCACAAATCTTCAAGATCCTCGTCAAAATGATCCGGTGAGGATCCTCTTGGATAATATCTGGAACATTGCATTTTTCCACCAATAAGTTAAAGACACTTTTTCTTGGTTACACCAATAATATGTGgacttaattttttaatagacaaagaaaaatatacaaaaaaataaaaataaaataaaataaaacggaAAGTGAGCCAAAAAAGATGTGGGAAAACTTTATGTCAAATCCAAGTTTGTCCCAAGGTGTACCATTATTATTTCCTACCTCTAAAGCAAGTACCAGACAAAATATGAGAGAAGGATGTACAACCTAAAATGAAATTCTGTTACCATAAAAGATAACATGTGAACCTTCTTTCTTAAAAACATTTTATAGGACTGACTTTAAAGAGTTGCTCTAATTTTAGGTCGGTTGGTTTTTTACGAGCTAGCTCTTTATTTAGTGATAATCTTCTTTTAAATATGTAGACATCTCAAATTCGAATACTCGATGTCGGTAAGTTGCTTTCTATTTTTTAAGAAGTGTTAATAAGTATCTTGAGAGAAAGTGTAACAAGGCTACAAGTGGGCTTTTCTGTTTTTATATGCAGTGGGGTTTAACTTTTAAGTGGTATCTTGTAAACATCACTTCCACTGATGAAATGTAGACACAATTATTGGAATTAGCTATGTTATCGGTAAATCCATTGTACCATTATATCATTGTTGAAAAAGCTTGGATGCTGATATTGACGTTCTAAAAATCTTAAGAGTATGTTTTtaataagtttatttatttttaagaatacaaagaaaattttaaactgTCAATACCAGTACTAAAAGTATTATGTTTTAacttgtaattacatgaagaattttatattattttaacttttacatgagcatataaatttaatttatggTTTGGCCTAGGAAACAcaatgttattcctttttttttgtcaaaataaaaaagttaagaAAAAATGTGTCATATgaataattaatgaatttaagtttttagtgtagataatttcGTTTGTTTAAAGAAATAACTGATGAATTTAAAGCAAGATTTTTCTACAAAAGGGAAACTTCCATTCATACAATACAAGAACCAATTAAAAGGTGGACTCAGCCTCAAACCCCACCCTTGGTTGTCAGATTGTATCTACCACTAACCCACAAATTAATCATCTCAACtttaacttgaaaaaaaaaaccattaaacAATATAAGTGAAATAATCTTGTCCCATGAAATGGAAtcctaaattatttttatttcaactaCTTTCCTCCGTCAAAATTCGAGACTAAATGTCGAACTCCTTTCCATAATTTAAATAAAGGATCATTTTAGTTCTCTTCTCTAATCAATCTCattgttaaaataaaatattgtttgtttaaatagttTGATCGAAATTTCTAGCATTATGGAAAGGAATTAACTTCTGTATTTATGCATTTACAATctcacaaattatgaaatttaaaccaaTTCAACTAGTATTTGCACAATAtaataattacttaaaaattaataatcgAGTATTATTGTTTTTCACATATTTCtcgcacaaaaaaaaattgaacccacGTAATTATCAACctatatttaaatataaaaaaaactgttgatatattttaaaacataaagtaAATACATGCAATTAACGTGAatacatttagcaaaaaaattatgggtacaaataaaattataaaatatggatacatattaaatttttaaattatagGTACAAAATAACACTAGACAGAATATTGgtgcaaatttaaaaaatgagtataaattatatatgaaaaatatttggaaaatatttggaaataattaataaagTATTTATCCTTAAAATTGACATATTATAAtatgtaaataatttaatattcaaATAATGACATGGACAAAAGTCTTAAGAATCTTgaacaaaaaatttgaaaaaaaaaattaataatgaaaagaaaaatgaagactGAGAACCGAAATTACCTTAAAACAAATTTAGTGTggattatcatttttttataaataaataaaataaaataaataacctCGAACGAATATGAACATAACCAAATAAtaaagtttttcttttcttttccatacgataaattttgttaaattttgttagattaaccACCAATGAGGTTTGAATTCACGTTATTATGCAAGAGctcaaaacattttcaccacTGTGATAAAGGTTCCTTACCAAAAAATAAAGTTTCTAAATCccatacaaattttttttaaataaataaattcagaTGCAAAAAcatgaataaaaatttaattattcaCATACCTGGATAGAGTTGAGCTTTCTGCTGAAAAACATGTCAGCAGTCTCAGGCACACCATTCACACTCCTCCCAATCTTTTGACAAGCTTTTGAGTCCCTCACACAAGACGCAATCTTCCTCCAGTAGCCATTATCCGCCACGCGGTCCTTCAGCCAGCCGGAATAGTCCTGCAGGTAGTAGTCCTTGTAACCCTTATTCGTCAACGACCTCCCGGAGCCCTTGTCAGTGACGGCGTAGGCGAAGATAATGAAGCCGATGAGGGCGGCGATGACGAAGAACATGACGAACAGGTACACCCACATGAGGAAGGTGTTCCTGTAGCACGCACCAGCGAACCCAGCAAGAGAAACCACCATGATTGCGGCCCCTATGACGATGAGCGGCCATTGGAGGAACTTGAGGCAGTCGGTGTTGTTGGCGCGGCTGCTCAGCCAGATTCCTCCGCCCAGGATGGGGATCGAGAGGAGGAAAGTTACGAAATTTAGTAGTCCAATCAAGTGGTTGCTGGTCCTCATCATTGTggaatctcttttttttttcggggttttctttttgtctgcctttttttctttctgggttttgttttttggaaggTTTGGAGATTTGGTTTCTTCTGTTTCTGCTGCTGCTCTGCTTTGAAGATGCTTAAAGTTCGGAGTTTTGATGAGTAGTCTGAGATGCAGGTGTCGTTGTTTTATAAGGGGTGAAATTATATGTTAT
Encoded proteins:
- the LOC103422864 gene encoding tetraspanin-3-like, with the translated sequence MMRTSNHLIGLLNFVTFLLSIPILGGGIWLSSRANNTDCLKFLQWPLIVIGAAIMVVSLAGFAGACYRNTFLMWVYLFVMFFVIAALIGFIIFAYAVTDKGSGRSLTNKGYKDYYLQDYSGWLKDRVADNGYWRKIASCVRDSKACQKIGRSVNGVPETADMFFSRKLNSIQSGCCKPPTECGYSYVNETVWTTGAGFSGTSTDCTLWSNDQQQLCYSCNSCRAGLLASIRKSWRKVSVVNIVVLIILVIFYVIGCAAFRNNRRIDNDEPYGEARMTKSHPSAFQL
- the LOC103447928 gene encoding F-box protein At1g30790-like; its protein translation is MDQDMESAGSELPSEIICYQILPRLPSKSLMRFKCVGKSWSSLVRSPSFVDAHQTFHRNKLNHLLLTTWDKSTRQQHFLSVQINQEGIPTAATHLLNLPTLSFNQRLYNVESINGLVFLYPSNTVFPHHNQANRDNLLRMLNPSTREFIALPHAFPRCCRRAHSTHHFGFSPLTNEYKVLQVQRFQPRDSMTRAMTFMFKIFKLGTSLWRCIELDLNDLPFDPFKCPFHRRSVSVNGAIHWMHDTQNILVVFDIADEKFKVITIPHNYNCAIHKFNFAYGNIVEVFGCLALIGDEQLTQQNMMGLWILKDYENQVWVKETFRFPFVWSEFGYPVPFCSIHTGELILQSSKLSRQHPNHVRLHLYNMKSKSFRESEIVLPSEWRFQYDTRLTLLASFDDSVVPLR
- the LOC103413017 gene encoding tRNA-splicing endonuclease subunit Sen2-1, yielding MGPRWKGKGAEAKALADPMSKIVLKLQSSLIQSDARGILCGSSVLLAAEEEQALLFSRAYFGHPIVNADKDRQWFQLGMEEAFFLCYSLKCLKIAGEDKRPKDDQELWQCMKSEKAGFPVFYKAYSHLRTKNWVVRPGLQYGADFVAYRHHPSLVHSEYAVLVSSEGDAEANGRLNVWSDVHCTLRLCLGVVKTLLVLTISKNGDDDASPSCLANYTVDERTVTRWSPEQSREEDTTTDNAESQATE